In one window of Lepus europaeus isolate LE1 chromosome 14, mLepTim1.pri, whole genome shotgun sequence DNA:
- the LOC133773514 gene encoding LOW QUALITY PROTEIN: uncharacterized protein LOC133773514 (The sequence of the model RefSeq protein was modified relative to this genomic sequence to represent the inferred CDS: deleted 1 base in 1 codon), whose amino-acid sequence PAPSPQPSAPSPQPPSPPALSPPAPQPSAPSPPAPQPPSPQPPAPQPPAPSPQPPAPQPPAPQPPSPQPPAPQPPAPSPPAPSPPAPSPPAPQPPSPQPQPSAPSPPAPQPPAPQPPAPQPPSPQPPAPQPPSPQPPAPQPPSPQPPSPQPPSPQPPSPPAPSPQPPSPQPPSPQPPSPPAPSPPALSPPAPQPSAPSPQPPAPSPQPSAPQPPAPQPPSPQPPSPQPPSPPAPSPPAPSPQPSAPSPQPPAPSSVLLSQVSSHLLIC is encoded by the exons ccagcccccagcccccagccctcagcccccagccctcagccccccagccccccagccctcagccccccagccccccagccctcagcccccagccccccagccccccagccccccagccctcagcccccagccccccagcccccagcccccagcccccagcccccagcccctcagcccccagccccccagccccccagccctcagcccccagccccccagcctccagcccccagccccccagcccccagccccccagcccccagccccccagccccccagccccccagccctcag ccccagccctcagcccccagccccccagccccccagcccccagccccccagcccccagccccccagccccccagccctcagcccccagccccccagccccccagcccccagcccccagccccccagccccccagccctcagccccccagccctcagccccccagcccccagccccccagccccccagcccccagcccccagccccccagccctcagccccccagcccccagccccccagccccccagcccccagccccccagccctcagccccccagccccccagccctcagcccccagcccccagcccccagcccccagcccccagccctcagccccccagcccccagccccccagccccccagcccccagccccccagccctcagccccccagccccccagcccccagccccccagcccccagcccccagccctcagcccccagcccccagcccccagccccatcctctGTCCTCCTGTCTCAGGTTTCCTCCCACTTGTTGATTTGCTGA